In a single window of the Leptospira sanjuanensis genome:
- a CDS encoding cell envelope integrity protein TolA yields MLIKYITQFNTGTKLYRNTVFTAFIGILLLLIANITSRTSFAESSSSFTFAFGFLISTVAIVLLIVSAALKRGPISIYLVLIFILLFSMFPQMNDSNFYSIWYDESPVTTEDSLKISGEIYTEGEVLVNGKSVERLDKKWSINYPLNLGENAIKVVLKRPSGFDRFSEEFKVERVTKEELARRKAEEKANQLASKKKAEEDAKEGLKEANAAELAEGCEKNPEKMVKIENFNWIKDEINQTYFKALVYNPCPIPLKDFRFHIEYFAPSGTKVDFGSEVVYDKLEPGKRKWMKFANSVWNEQATSVQLSIQIANKM; encoded by the coding sequence ATGCTCATTAAATACATCACTCAATTTAATACAGGAACTAAGCTTTACAGAAACACTGTCTTTACAGCTTTCATTGGAATCTTACTCCTATTGATCGCAAATATCACTTCCAGAACCTCCTTTGCAGAGAGTAGTTCTTCGTTCACATTCGCTTTTGGATTCCTGATTTCAACGGTGGCTATAGTTCTCCTGATTGTTTCAGCCGCCTTGAAGAGAGGTCCGATTTCAATTTACTTAGTTCTTATTTTCATTCTTCTTTTCAGTATGTTTCCACAGATGAACGACTCAAACTTTTACAGCATTTGGTATGATGAATCACCTGTAACGACTGAAGATTCTTTAAAGATTTCCGGAGAGATATATACTGAAGGAGAGGTCTTGGTCAATGGAAAGTCTGTTGAACGCTTGGACAAGAAGTGGAGTATCAATTATCCTCTTAACCTCGGGGAGAATGCAATCAAGGTCGTCCTGAAACGTCCAAGTGGATTCGACAGGTTCTCGGAAGAGTTTAAAGTTGAACGAGTGACTAAGGAGGAATTAGCACGACGTAAGGCAGAAGAAAAAGCAAATCAGTTGGCTTCAAAGAAGAAAGCTGAAGAGGATGCGAAAGAAGGACTGAAAGAAGCTAATGCGGCGGAACTTGCAGAGGGTTGTGAAAAGAATCCCGAGAAAATGGTTAAGATTGAAAACTTCAACTGGATTAAGGATGAAATCAATCAAACCTACTTCAAAGCATTGGTCTATAATCCTTGTCCGATCCCTCTAAAAGATTTTCGGTTCCACATCGAGTATTTTGCTCCGAGTGGAACAAAAGTCGATTTTGGCTCTGAAGTTGTTTACGACAAGTTGGAGCCTGGAAAAAGAAAGTGGATGAAGTTTGCGAATTCTGTTTGGAATGAACAGGCAACGTCGGTTCAGCTTTCTATCCAGATCGCAAATAAGATGTGA
- a CDS encoding DUF5131 family protein: MNKKTNIEWADATWNPTFGCTKVSAGCAHCYAETWTKEKSLGDFSNVITKPSALNYPYKEKEPTVYFVNSMSDLFHEDVPTEFILKVFRVMRETPWHTYLILTKRPERLVELDNELIWAPNIWMGVSVENDKVYDRIDLLRQCSSFNKWLSIEPLLGSVKDIDLEDIDWVVVGGESGRKARPMKKEWVEEILSACREKLIPFFFKQWGGVNKWETGRLLNGVEYNEFPEGVKLKKAA, encoded by the coding sequence ATGAATAAGAAGACTAATATAGAATGGGCGGATGCAACTTGGAATCCGACTTTTGGATGCACGAAGGTGAGTGCAGGATGCGCGCATTGTTACGCGGAGACTTGGACTAAGGAAAAGAGTTTAGGAGATTTCTCGAATGTTATAACGAAACCTTCTGCTTTAAACTATCCTTATAAAGAAAAAGAGCCAACGGTTTACTTTGTGAACTCTATGAGCGATTTATTCCATGAAGACGTTCCCACGGAGTTTATCCTAAAAGTTTTTCGAGTTATGCGGGAAACTCCCTGGCATACTTATTTGATTTTGACGAAGAGGCCTGAGCGACTCGTTGAATTGGATAATGAGCTTATATGGGCACCGAATATTTGGATGGGTGTTTCAGTAGAGAATGATAAAGTTTATGACCGAATTGATTTATTGAGACAATGTAGTTCTTTTAATAAATGGCTATCGATCGAGCCGTTATTAGGAAGCGTAAAAGATATCGATTTGGAAGACATTGATTGGGTTGTAGTCGGTGGTGAGTCGGGACGGAAGGCAAGACCAATGAAGAAGGAATGGGTGGAAGAAATTTTATCTGCGTGTCGAGAGAAGTTGATACCTTTCTTTTTTAAGCAATGGGGCGGGGTGAATAAGTGGGAGACTGGACGGTTGTTGAATGGAGTTGAATATAATGAGTTTCCGGAAGGGGTTAAGCTGAAGAAAGCGGCTTAA
- a CDS encoding tyrosine-type recombinase/integrase yields the protein MNSNTAKILNFESLKKKVRKDSSGSPPSSSSGFAKGLSNQTMKALLQRFADPSNEESFRNRAIFHFMSQTGLRAKEVVNSRFSNLLEGPSGEILLKYIKKGGSLGYSVLSSELIAEIRGYHSRFEIKSDFFFQSLPKRHQVHRSPLSKRGLQYVVSSWGVKTCQGRNIHCHALRHTVGIKLLAEAGSIAAQKVLGHSSPVTTSKFYTQPFYDGSRHLKSWE from the coding sequence ATGAACTCAAATACAGCAAAAATCCTCAATTTCGAATCTTTAAAAAAGAAGGTTCGGAAAGATTCATCTGGATCGCCGCCATCTTCCTCTTCCGGATTCGCCAAAGGCTTATCCAATCAAACTATGAAAGCCCTACTTCAACGATTCGCAGATCCATCGAACGAAGAATCTTTCCGGAACCGCGCTATCTTCCACTTCATGTCGCAAACTGGCTTAAGAGCTAAAGAAGTGGTTAATAGTCGCTTTTCCAACCTCTTAGAAGGTCCGTCAGGCGAAATACTCCTCAAGTATATCAAGAAAGGCGGGAGCCTCGGTTACTCCGTTTTGTCGAGTGAACTCATTGCAGAAATTCGCGGCTATCACTCCCGATTCGAAATCAAATCTGATTTCTTCTTTCAATCCTTGCCTAAGAGACACCAAGTTCATCGATCTCCCCTCTCAAAGCGAGGACTCCAATACGTTGTTTCATCTTGGGGTGTTAAGACGTGTCAAGGAAGGAATATTCATTGTCATGCGCTAAGACACACAGTTGGAATTAAATTACTTGCTGAGGCTGGCTCGATCGCGGCTCAGAAGGTTCTCGGTCATTCTTCTCCAGTCACTACGAGTAAATTCTATACCCAACCCTTCTACGACGGCTCACGACACTTGAAATCTTGGGAGTAA